The nucleotide sequence ATCTGCGTTGGTGAAAACTCGACTTTGCTAATagtagaaaataaatacaaagcTGGCAAATGATGCCAAGCGCTAGCACACGCTGTCAAGCGCATGTAAACGTTCGTAAAAGTTGATGTGCACCGGATGTAAAACGTGCTTCGTGTGACTGAAAAACATCCTTCACGCTAACGTAATTTCTAGACTTTCAAACGCTGCCCAATGCTGGTTCAagcgttcatttaaggaatgaattgcggggttgatgtcattatcggggtatgaacgcaattgggctggtcaaagtgtgtggagtccgaagggaCTTGCGCCCATCCCTCCGAACcgaaatgtattttgtttaaagtgttggtaTGGGAGTTTTAGTCCGGAACGGTGCATTTTGAgcgtttttttataattatattttgttgtcctatattgaaattaaaagtaatcATGGACGATTAAGGGTGGGGCCCCTGgtgcccctccccccccccccttgatCCGCTAGTGGAAATGAAGGGACATTTCTGCCACTTGAGCTCCTTTAAAGCTTTACCACTACGAACGATGTGCAATCATATTTAGATCGATACAATTTTAGCAGCCTTTAGCAACCACATCGCTACAATGACTATTCATTTCGGGATAGTTCGAATCGCGATTAAATTGTCTCCGATGAATTGTAATAGCTAATagccattcggagctcctcggccattgaTATCGAAAAAACCTTGGATGTATATTGACGGTTAACAATGTtagaaatcggtacacttttactacgctgcaagtagatcgcgtagtaatttcaatttagcagttaaacttaatgacctAATCCTTGgcaatcttaattatgtttgcaataaaactcttcactggcaatcaatttaaacttagatcaacaaatacaagctaaaacactacaattaattaataatttaattcaaaactttacgaactacttctactaatgtACCTGCacatatccgaggttgttttgataaaaatggccaaggtgttccgaatgagctAATAGCAAGACTGAGCAGTGTGTAATGTGGCAACTGGTGGTATCCGctacataaaatttaaatgcattcgGGACAGGAAACGTTTCCCAAAACATTGCTATTTACCAATTTATAAGATAATCCCTTTAAGTTATTCCATTATGTCTGCAGAGGTTCTGACGACGGTCGCTAGTTTATTGGCGTTAGGCGGATCTGAAAGCAAGCTGACTTTCAAAGTGGCGGACCAGTGCTCCAACACTGTCACGGTGACCTTCACCGTCACAATCACCAACGACGTAAGACCTCTATCATAATTAATGATGTTAGAAATTTTGAAACGCCAAGCCGTTAACCAAACATAAAAACGTAACGCTTAAATCAAGTATTCTATTTAATAGACGtaagttttatattttctgttgTTTCACTATTTGAAgcttttgttattgttgttgctgttgttgttgttgttgttgttgttgttgttgttgttgttgttgttgttgttgttgttgttattgttgttgttgttgttcttgttcttgttgttgatgctgctgcttctgttgttgttgttgttgttgttgttgttgatgttttgttcttgttgttgttgtcactAGCGTATCTGCCAAAACTTCGATAGAAGGGCAATTGTCCATGCTTTATATTAATCCAAAACTGCCAACCATGCAAAGCTTATATACTAACGTCTGACAACTATTTCAGCCTCCAGAAATACACAATCTTCCGAGCTCCGTCTCTATAAGCGAGGATGTGACGTCAGAGACGCTACTGTACGTCATCAACGCGACAGACACAGGTGGTGAGGTCACTTGTGATTTTGCAGCCAGCGTCCCGGCATCATACCCGTTCATTATTAAGCAAGTGGCTGCCTCTTCAGGTATTTCTTAAATAGCTTGGTCAATGGAAAAAATGATACATCGACTGATTaggattaaaaagaaatattccaaaaataaaaaaaaatatcgtacACATAAATCGATATAGAGGAAAGACAAAGTATGCCGAAACGTAGgcaaataaaatcaaagaatgttcataatattgtatagttgtttttgttgttaatgaTGATGCTGGTGCTGATGaaggtgttgttgtttttgtggtggtggtgatggtgatgatgttgttgtttttagtttttcgtgtgtgttttgttgctttgttcctttttttcaaagaaattaatgcTCTCTCAAATGTGTTTAAGATTATGGCATATACAGCGAGATCAACCCCGGATTTAGCTACAACACAAAGAGCAGTTATACTCTGGGTATCGACTGTTCGGATGGACTTATTTCGGACACCGGGGAATTCTACGTGTACCTGATCCAAAATACGCCTCCAGTCTTTCTTAATTTACAAAGTAAGTGATTTTGTTGTTTCTAAGTGTTTACACAGTACTAGTTATATCTGATATACATTTATACGTGTCCAcaacgaaaaatatatttagggTGAAAAGGGAAACTATCTCACTTCCTATATAAATGACGCACATCCGATTTGTTAACAGTGGTCACGTGGACAAGGTGTATGTTTCATATACCCCGTGTACATGTCCGTACcacagaaaaagaaataaaatttcaaattccATGTTCTTACCTTCAAACAGATGCAGTTTGTTTTTCTCATTAGCTttagaaaaacatgaaaataagaTGTGTTCGGAGGCCAAGAAGGGTTTGggccaaaaaatatttctttaacatCTCCAAAAAATAGGGTATGTAGGTAGACATATCTTCTTTATAAACAGGGATTTTGTACTAGACAGATCTGTATCAGGGTTTAGCCATTTAAATCTAAAATGGTCTAATTTGTTCACtcaaaaaatgcacatttttagggcaattacgaagaaaaaaatattccacacgAAGGTAAAAAAGGGTCGGGAGAAAAAATATAGGGTCGGTCGGTTTAGTGGAAACTAGCATTTTTACGCCTTATATCCCATACACTTTCAGCTACTCACTTTGTCACTATAGTATCTGAACTTTTCAAAGTATCCTTAGAAATACCAGGAATCCTTCCTTCTCAGGTTCAAAAAAGTTTCTTACCAATAAGTCAGTACCTTTGGTTGGGTCTTTATAaatctgtttttaaaatatgttatgatgtttgtttatttgagtcgATCAAGGTCTGCcagcgcccattggctgcattatggcttgaccccgccgtgacgccatcacgacttaaattgtgtttaaattctataagtgacatgaaatagaagtgacagcaattcgcagtcaaatctaGACATTGGAatacttgaagaaacagagtgagatacaagagataccCTAGCTCTATGCGGAGAGACCAcatggttctttaacgtgctcggtgtaaagcaccgatacacgggatacaactttcctgggttgaaccagtactgagtactaCCCTTAAAATACCAAGCGCctggcaagggagctacttgtgcCAActtctttcggtatgacgcggccagggatcgaaacCACGACCTCACGTTTCGTAGGCGGGCGCCGTAACCACTAGGCTCTGGTGGCGGTAAAGATATGTTATGAGATACTTTTCCCACGTTATAGACTCGACATCCATTTCGACGACCGACCAGATAGGAACGACGGCGTTCCACGTGCTCGTGTATGACGCCGAGGATGACGACCTCACGTTCACCATGACGTGCATGCCCGCCAGCTGCCCATTCCAGATTTTCAACTGTACGTATTCGCCGATCATTACTATTCCGTAATAAATCGTTTTAGATCGGCATTATTCGGGCATGTCCGTTTATAAACGATATGCACCGGAATTGGCCGAATTCGATCCAATTTATTACGTATTTCGTTATAGTTATGTTATGTGAATACGATATGAATCGCAACTGACcgatttcattcaaatttcatCGTAACTTCAAGTTACCTTATTTAAGTTACCTTATTTTTTACGAAAAGCACCGGAAATGCCCGAATGCTTCAGCAAATAAATTTCCTCCGAGGTTTAACTAAATGGGAGAAGGCTTGTGAAAGATGTATTAGATCAGCATAATCAAAAGCTACGTACGTTGTGTTTATTCATTCCGCACACGcgtgttttcataataagtttgTCACATTTGTGAATATCGTAATTTCAGCGGGTGAGATCAAACTAAACGCCGACTTGACGGACCACGCAGTTGTTGGGTACGACTTGGAAATTACAGTGGCCGACAGAAGGAACACGGTGGGACCCCGCCTGTTGACTATCACAATTGCCGGTAGGTATTTTATGGTGGctaacaacaggtacacggtgGGACCCAGTCTGCTGACTATCACCATTACAGGTAGGTATTGTATGGTGGCTGACAGCAGGAACACGTTAGGACCCAGTCTGCTGACTATCCCCATTACAGGTAGGTATTGTATGGTTTCTGACAGTAGGAACACGGTGGGACCCAGTCTGCTGACTATCACCATTACAGGTAGGTATTGTATGGTGGCTGACAGCAGGAACACGTTAGGACCCAGTCTGCTGACTATCCCCATTACAGGTAGGTATTGTATGGTTTCTGACAGTAGGAACACGGTGGGACCCAGTCTGCTGACTATCACCATTACAGGTAGGTATTGTACGGTGTCTGACAGCAGGAACACGGTGGGACCCAGTCTGCTGACTATCACCATTACAGGTAGGTATTGTATGGTGGCTGACAGCAGGAACACAGTGGGACCTAGTCTGCTGACTATCACCATTACAGGTATGTATTGTATGGTGGCTGACAGCAGGAACACGGTGGGACCTAGTCTGCTGACTATCACCATTACAGGTAGGTATTGTATGGTGGCTGACAGCAGGAACACAGTGGGGCCCAGTCTGCTGACTATCACCATTACAGGTAGATATTGTATGGTGGCTGACAGCAGGAACACGTTGGGACCTAGCCTGTTGACTATCACCATTACAGGTAGGTATTGTATGGTGGATGACAGCAGGAACACGGTGTGACCCCGCCTGCTGACTATCACCATTACAGGTAGGTATTGTATGGTGGCTGACAGCAGGAACGCGGTGTGACCCATTCTGCTATCACCATTACAGATATGTACTGTATGGTGGCTGACAGCAGAAACACGTTGGGACCCAGTCTGCTGATTATCACCATTACAGGTAGATATTGTATGGTGGCTGACAGTTGGAACACGTTGGGACCCAGTCTGCTGACTATCACCATTACAGGTAGGTATTGTATGGTGGCTGACAGCAGGAACACGATGGGGCCAAGTCTGCTGACTATCACCATTACAGGTAGATATTGT is from Mya arenaria isolate MELC-2E11 chromosome 9, ASM2691426v1 and encodes:
- the LOC128245902 gene encoding cadherin-23-like, translating into MKKGTYINADFAYMMNEPNYVIDCCGVVEKWEAFFDNVNTARTVYFQIWRPTSGDSFQLVGQNAISVYNDPFFTGTMSATVSNVVAIGTTLETISVSDNDLDDISTLTVTMVSNSRYSFDTSTKVLTTVASLLALGGSESKLTFKVADQCSNTVTVTFTVTITNDPPEIHNLPSSVSISEDVTSETLLYVINATDTGGEVTCDFAASVPASYPFIIKQVAASSDYGIYSEINPGFSYNTKSSYTLGIDCSDGLISDTGEFYVYLIQNTPPVFLNLQNSTSISTTDQIGTTAFHVLVYDAEDDDLTFTMTCMPASCPFQIFNCTYSPIITIP